In Dolichospermum flos-aquae CCAP 1403/13F, the following proteins share a genomic window:
- a CDS encoding tetratricopeptide repeat protein, which translates to MNSKNPMFSNLALKSAIFLSPLLLSTAFISGYSVPSATAQVLSNQEREELARLRQETRTQKQVQSDFERAFTRTNTLLNIWLTILSLFPVALIAMLWFFRRAVIREIVERAMQQIQGIENLQTQLTTVQAEAKKLIQASKNTTQELAQEVNTLKQKIHGEEENLSILLSDLPKSKQEFLTALEIEVKSAQENISNLEFRLNTQLEQLTLSAQQQKITIDNIKKLEFQLFSQFTQLKSEVENQKDIAVSDIEQSRADLISQFQELESETQQEKFHTVENLGKLQSEFNNELSQFQLDVKNQKDIVIGNIENLNNIFKSDITELKTDTQVQKYQLLEDFGKLQSEFSQQLTELQNNAQQRQQQIIENLEKSGGEFTSQFSGLQNDVRKQQVTILENLQKLEIEFSQQLTELQNNAQQRQQQIIENLEKSGGEFTSQFSGLQNDVQKQQVTILENLQKLEIEFSQQLTELQNNAQQRQQQIIENLEKSGGEFTSQFSGLQNDVQKQQVTILENLQKLEIDAQQCKDIILKELAEITPTPTPEKAPEPLQPEVSIDDYIKQAEILFLEKRHEDALAIYEQLIKIQPENPENWLKRGIILNRLKRYKDAIASYNQAIKINPEYHQAWCDIGVACGNLGKHQEAFNCFDKATKIKPDDGVAWVNRGLSLLELERYEDAVTSFDKALEFQPNSPKVWDKRGYTLVMLGEDDQAIISFDKALEIKSDYPSAYYHKAACYALQRKVELALENLQKAMEFNPSYREDAATDIDFDDIKNEPDFQTLIQG; encoded by the coding sequence ATGAACAGCAAAAACCCCATGTTCTCAAATCTGGCTTTAAAAAGTGCCATTTTCTTGTCACCCTTACTGCTATCAACGGCTTTTATCAGTGGTTATTCTGTACCATCTGCTACTGCTCAGGTACTATCAAATCAGGAACGGGAAGAATTAGCGCGACTGCGACAAGAAACCAGAACTCAAAAACAAGTTCAATCTGATTTTGAACGGGCTTTTACTCGCACGAATACTTTGCTTAATATCTGGTTGACTATTTTAAGTTTATTTCCTGTGGCCTTAATTGCCATGTTATGGTTTTTTCGTCGAGCAGTAATTAGAGAAATTGTCGAACGAGCAATGCAGCAAATTCAAGGAATTGAAAATTTGCAAACTCAATTAACTACGGTTCAAGCAGAAGCAAAAAAACTGATTCAAGCATCTAAAAATACTACTCAAGAATTAGCACAGGAAGTTAATACACTTAAACAAAAGATTCATGGTGAGGAAGAAAATTTATCTATTCTTTTATCTGATTTACCTAAATCAAAACAAGAGTTTTTAACAGCTTTGGAAATTGAAGTTAAATCTGCTCAAGAGAATATTAGTAATTTAGAGTTTAGATTAAATACTCAACTAGAACAATTAACCTTATCTGCTCAACAGCAAAAAATTACAATTGACAATATCAAAAAGTTAGAATTTCAGTTATTTTCTCAATTTACCCAACTCAAGTCAGAAGTAGAAAATCAAAAAGATATCGCTGTTAGTGATATTGAACAATCTCGCGCTGATTTGATATCTCAATTTCAAGAGTTAGAGTCGGAAACTCAACAAGAGAAATTTCATACTGTTGAGAATTTAGGGAAATTACAATCAGAATTTAATAATGAATTATCTCAATTTCAATTAGATGTTAAAAATCAAAAAGATATAGTTATAGGTAATATCGAAAACCTGAATAATATATTTAAGTCAGACATTACTGAATTAAAAACTGATACCCAAGTTCAAAAATATCAATTACTTGAGGATTTTGGTAAATTACAAAGCGAATTTTCTCAGCAACTTACAGAATTACAAAATAATGCTCAACAACGACAACAGCAAATTATTGAGAATTTAGAAAAGTCGGGTGGAGAATTTACATCTCAGTTTTCCGGTTTACAAAATGACGTGCGAAAACAGCAAGTTACTATTCTCGAAAATTTGCAAAAGTTGGAAATTGAATTTTCTCAGCAACTTACAGAATTACAAAATAATGCTCAACAACGACAACAGCAAATTATTGAGAATTTAGAAAAGTCGGGTGGAGAATTTACATCTCAGTTTTCCGGTTTACAAAATGATGTGCAAAAACAGCAAGTTACTATTCTGGAAAATTTGCAAAAGTTGGAAATTGAATTTTCTCAGCAACTTACAGAATTACAAAATAATGCTCAACAACGACAACAGCAAATTATTGAGAATTTAGAAAAGTCGGGTGGAGAATTTACATCTCAGTTTTCCGGTTTACAAAATGATGTGCAAAAACAGCAAGTTACTATTCTGGAAAATTTGCAAAAGTTGGAAATTGATGCTCAACAATGTAAAGATATAATTCTCAAAGAGTTAGCGGAAATTACACCTACTCCAACACCAGAAAAAGCACCAGAACCATTACAACCAGAAGTTTCTATTGATGATTATATCAAACAAGCAGAAATACTATTTTTAGAAAAACGCCATGAAGATGCTTTAGCTATTTACGAACAACTCATTAAAATTCAACCTGAAAATCCAGAAAATTGGCTAAAACGGGGGATAATTCTCAATCGTCTAAAACGCTATAAAGATGCTATAGCTTCCTATAATCAAGCCATTAAAATCAATCCTGAATATCATCAAGCTTGGTGTGATATTGGTGTGGCTTGTGGAAATCTAGGAAAACATCAAGAGGCTTTTAACTGTTTTGATAAAGCTACTAAAATTAAACCTGATGATGGAGTTGCTTGGGTAAATCGTGGTTTATCTTTGCTAGAATTAGAACGTTATGAAGATGCAGTTACTTCTTTTGATAAAGCTTTAGAATTTCAACCCAATTCTCCTAAAGTCTGGGATAAACGGGGTTACACTTTGGTAATGTTGGGAGAAGATGATCAAGCAATTATCAGTTTTGATAAAGCATTAGAAATTAAATCTGATTATCCTAGCGCATATTATCATAAAGCTGCCTGTTATGCACTCCAAAGAAAGGTGGAATTAGCTTTGGAAAATCTGCAAAAAGCTATGGAATTTAATCCCAGTTATCGAGAAGATGCTGCAACTGATATTGATTTTGATGACATTAAAAATGAGCCAGATTTTCAAACATTAATTCAAGGTTGA
- a CDS encoding KTSC domain-containing protein — protein MKLSKMDLSSLLAISHSEGYLQLLLDRGNEFELMQISAPVEAYEGLKQLNEIISDTVPAEEEIPMLPVNSSVAYAIGYDADSQILQVEFQSGEVYQYFDVEAETWEDFQSADSIGEFFNQEIKGNYECDCIDNIYDDEDY, from the coding sequence ATGAAGCTATCTAAAATGGATTTAAGCAGTTTATTGGCAATTTCTCACTCTGAGGGATATTTGCAATTATTACTCGACAGAGGCAACGAGTTTGAATTAATGCAAATTTCCGCACCAGTAGAGGCTTACGAAGGCTTAAAACAACTAAATGAGATAATTTCTGATACTGTACCCGCAGAAGAAGAAATTCCCATGCTACCTGTTAATTCTTCTGTAGCTTATGCAATTGGTTATGATGCTGATTCACAAATTTTGCAAGTAGAATTCCAAAGTGGTGAAGTTTACCAATATTTTGATGTAGAAGCAGAAACTTGGGAAGATTTTCAATCAGCAGATTCCATTGGTGAATTTTTTAATCAAGAAATCAAAGGTAATTATGAATGCGATTGTATAGATAATATATATGATGATGAAGATTATTAA